From a single Herbiconiux sp. SALV-R1 genomic region:
- a CDS encoding choice-of-anchor I family protein codes for MLARRAALTALTAATTLAGVAFASTAAHAAISIDPVVYSAPEAKLSLSPIGSYETRVFDESAAEIVQFHAATKRAFVVNAQAGVVEVLDLSDPSAPVKLFDVVTAGVASADGSTVSADAVANSVAVRPDGLVAVAVEADPKTDAGWVVFFDAAGDGTSALGAVRVGALPDMVTFTPDGGSLLVANEAEPADDYSVDPEGSVSVIAVPAGLSAPAQSAVRTADFHAFEAGGSKTLPADVRIFGGIEDSAMPVSENLEPEYITVAADGRTAWVSLQEANALAVVDVASATVTDIHALGFKDFSVSPFDASDRDGMVNITTWPVLGMYQPDAIGSYEADGATYIVSANEGDSRDWEGYSEVARVKDLGDDGLAPVCDDLAPYVTDEQLGRLNVTTANGFDTEAGCYSELYAFGGRSFSIWAADGTHVFDSGSDFEEITAAALPEGAFNSSHTDVAFDNRSDDKGPEPEGLALGTIGSHTYAFIGFERVGGVIVYDITDPAAPSFVTYVNNRDFSIADPSESAEALSGSGDLGPEGLAFVSAESSPTGAPMLLVGNEVSGTTTAFAIDVDAEPTPVPTPDPTAAPTPAPTGGPAPAPAPGDEAGGSSLANTGAAPLPVAAGVLALLAAGVGAVAATRIRRRRARA; via the coding sequence ATGCTCGCCCGACGTGCCGCGCTCACCGCGCTCACCGCCGCCACCACCCTCGCCGGAGTCGCGTTCGCGTCGACCGCCGCGCACGCCGCCATCTCGATCGACCCCGTCGTCTACAGCGCCCCCGAAGCGAAGCTCTCGCTGAGCCCGATCGGCAGCTACGAGACCCGGGTGTTCGACGAGAGCGCCGCCGAGATCGTGCAGTTCCACGCCGCCACGAAGCGCGCCTTCGTCGTGAACGCCCAGGCCGGTGTGGTCGAGGTGCTCGACCTGAGCGACCCGTCGGCACCCGTGAAGCTCTTCGACGTCGTCACCGCGGGCGTCGCCTCGGCCGACGGGTCGACCGTGTCGGCCGATGCCGTCGCCAACTCCGTTGCCGTGCGCCCCGACGGGCTCGTCGCCGTGGCGGTCGAGGCCGACCCGAAGACCGACGCCGGCTGGGTGGTCTTCTTCGACGCCGCCGGCGACGGCACGAGCGCGCTCGGCGCCGTGCGCGTCGGCGCCCTCCCCGACATGGTCACCTTCACCCCCGACGGCGGTTCGCTGCTCGTGGCCAACGAGGCCGAGCCCGCCGACGACTACTCGGTCGACCCTGAAGGCTCCGTGTCGGTCATCGCGGTCCCCGCGGGCCTCTCGGCTCCCGCTCAGAGCGCCGTGCGCACCGCCGACTTCCACGCCTTCGAGGCGGGCGGCAGCAAGACCCTACCTGCCGACGTCCGTATCTTCGGTGGCATCGAGGATTCGGCCATGCCGGTCTCGGAGAACCTCGAGCCCGAGTACATCACCGTGGCCGCCGACGGCCGCACCGCCTGGGTGTCGCTGCAGGAGGCCAACGCGCTCGCCGTGGTCGACGTCGCCTCGGCGACCGTCACCGACATCCACGCGCTCGGCTTCAAGGACTTCTCGGTCTCGCCGTTCGACGCCTCCGACCGCGACGGCATGGTGAACATCACCACGTGGCCCGTGCTCGGCATGTACCAGCCGGATGCGATCGGCAGCTACGAGGCGGATGGCGCCACCTACATCGTCTCGGCCAACGAAGGCGACAGCCGCGACTGGGAGGGGTACTCCGAGGTCGCCCGTGTCAAAGACCTCGGTGACGACGGACTCGCGCCCGTGTGCGACGACCTCGCGCCCTACGTCACCGACGAGCAGCTCGGCCGCCTGAACGTCACCACGGCGAACGGCTTCGACACCGAGGCGGGCTGCTACTCCGAGCTGTACGCCTTCGGCGGGCGCTCGTTCTCGATCTGGGCGGCCGACGGCACGCACGTGTTCGACTCGGGCAGCGACTTCGAGGAGATCACGGCCGCGGCGCTCCCCGAGGGGGCGTTCAACTCCAGCCACACCGACGTCGCCTTCGACAACCGCAGCGACGACAAGGGCCCGGAGCCCGAGGGTCTCGCCCTCGGCACCATCGGCTCGCACACCTACGCCTTCATCGGCTTCGAGCGGGTGGGCGGCGTGATCGTCTACGACATCACCGACCCCGCCGCGCCGTCGTTCGTCACCTACGTGAACAACCGCGACTTCTCCATCGCCGACCCCTCCGAGTCGGCGGAGGCCCTGTCGGGCTCCGGCGACCTCGGCCCCGAGGGGCTCGCGTTCGTCTCGGCCGAGTCGTCGCCGACCGGCGCCCCGATGCTGCTCGTCGGCAACGAGGTCTCGGGCACCACCACCGCCTTCGCGATCGACGTCGACGCCGAGCCCACCCCGGTTCCCACCCCCGACCCGACCGCGGCTCCCACCCCCGCGCCCACCGGCGGCCCGGCCCCGGCCCCGGCTCCGGGTGACGAGGCGGGCGGCAGCTCCCTCGCCAACACGGGCGCCGCCCCGCTCCCGGTGGCAGCGGGCGTACTCGCCCTCCTCGCCGCCGGCGTCGGCGCCGTCGCGGCCACGCGCATCCGCCGCCGCCGCGCCCGCGCCTGA
- the nusB gene encoding transcription antitermination factor NusB produces the protein MSSRTKARKRALDILYAADVRQIPIAEALAAEAARAVGEPDRQNSWLYAREIVDGVVDNFDEIDETIVSYAHGWSIARMPTIDRALLRIAIWEILYNDEVPAAVAIAEAVEAAKTLSTDESSGFINGVLGKVAQSA, from the coding sequence ATGAGTTCACGCACGAAGGCCCGTAAGCGGGCCCTCGACATCCTCTACGCCGCCGACGTGCGGCAGATCCCGATCGCCGAGGCGCTTGCCGCCGAGGCGGCCCGGGCGGTGGGGGAGCCCGACCGGCAGAACTCGTGGCTGTACGCCCGCGAGATCGTCGATGGCGTGGTCGACAACTTCGACGAGATCGACGAGACCATCGTGAGCTACGCCCACGGCTGGAGCATCGCGCGCATGCCCACGATCGACCGTGCGCTCCTGCGCATCGCGATCTGGGAGATCCTCTACAACGACGAGGTGCCCGCCGCGGTGGCGATCGCTGAGGCCGTCGAGGCCGCGAAGACCCTCTCCACCGACGAGTCCTCCGGCTTCATCAACGGCGTGCTCGGCAAGGTCGCCCAGTCGGCCTGA
- a CDS encoding dihydroorotase, with the protein MNDSSRHLLKGATLPDGRVADILVEGGRIVSTGTDARGGSASTGTIVVDAEGLVALPGLVDLHTHLREPGFEQSETVLTGTRAAAAGGFTGVFAMANTLPVSDTAGVVEQVQALGVQAGYATVRPIGAVTVGLAGERLSEIGAMAHSRAAVRVFSDDGKCVHDSLLMRRALEYVKTFDGVIAQHAQDPRLTENAQMNEGALSSELGLKGWPAVAEESIIARDVLLAEHVGARLHICHLSTAGSVDVVRWAKARGIQVTAEATPHHLLLTEELIRSYDARYKVNPPLRRDEDVRALREGVADGTIDIIATDHAPHPRETKECEWDAAAFGMVGLESALPVVQTALVDTGLLDWADVARVLSKTPARIGRLHDHSHSFEEGAPANIVLVDPSASSEFTLDRLPGKSTNTPYEGVTLSGSVRWTFHHGFPTLRDGVLAPVDEAAARAAGVPA; encoded by the coding sequence GTGAACGACAGCTCCCGCCACCTGCTGAAGGGCGCGACGCTCCCCGACGGCCGGGTGGCCGACATCCTCGTCGAGGGCGGCCGCATCGTCTCGACCGGGACGGATGCGCGCGGCGGCTCCGCGTCGACCGGCACCATCGTCGTCGACGCCGAGGGCCTCGTCGCCCTGCCCGGCCTCGTCGACCTGCACACCCACCTCCGCGAGCCCGGCTTCGAGCAGAGCGAGACCGTGCTCACCGGCACGCGCGCCGCCGCAGCCGGCGGCTTCACCGGGGTCTTCGCCATGGCGAACACCCTCCCTGTCTCCGACACCGCCGGTGTGGTCGAGCAGGTGCAGGCGCTCGGCGTGCAGGCGGGCTACGCCACCGTGCGCCCCATCGGCGCCGTGACCGTGGGCCTGGCCGGCGAGCGCCTCAGCGAGATCGGCGCCATGGCCCACTCGCGCGCCGCCGTGCGCGTGTTCTCCGACGACGGCAAGTGCGTTCACGACTCGCTGCTCATGCGGCGGGCGCTCGAGTACGTGAAGACCTTCGACGGCGTGATCGCGCAGCACGCGCAAGACCCGCGGCTCACCGAGAACGCTCAGATGAACGAAGGCGCCCTGAGCTCGGAGCTGGGCCTCAAGGGCTGGCCCGCGGTCGCCGAGGAGTCGATCATCGCCCGTGACGTGCTGCTCGCCGAGCACGTGGGGGCGCGGCTGCACATCTGCCACCTCTCCACCGCCGGGTCGGTCGACGTGGTGCGCTGGGCCAAGGCCCGCGGCATCCAGGTCACCGCCGAGGCCACCCCGCACCACCTGCTCCTGACCGAGGAGCTCATCCGCAGCTACGACGCCCGGTACAAGGTGAACCCGCCGCTGCGCCGTGACGAGGATGTGCGAGCGCTGCGCGAGGGGGTCGCCGACGGCACCATCGACATCATCGCCACCGACCACGCACCGCACCCGCGCGAGACCAAGGAGTGCGAGTGGGACGCCGCGGCGTTCGGCATGGTGGGGCTCGAGTCGGCCCTCCCCGTGGTGCAGACCGCGCTCGTCGACACCGGTCTGCTCGACTGGGCCGACGTCGCCCGCGTGCTCTCGAAGACGCCCGCGCGCATCGGGCGGCTGCACGACCACAGCCACTCCTTCGAGGAGGGGGCTCCCGCGAACATCGTGCTCGTCGACCCGTCGGCCTCGAGCGAGTTCACCCTCGACCGGCTGCCCGGCAAGAGCACGAACACCCCCTACGAGGGCGTGACCCTCTCGGGCAGCGTGCGGTGGACCTTCCACCACGGCTTTCCGACGCTCCGCGACGGCGTGCTCGCCCCGGTCGACGAGGCGGCCGCCCGGGCCGCCGGGGTGCCCGCCTGA
- the pyrF gene encoding orotidine-5'-phosphate decarboxylase — protein MTAPFGTRLDSVFGSKGHLCVGVDPHPYLLTEWGLPVDAAGVRSFGLAVVEAVAASERVGIVKPQVAFFEAYGSAGFAALEDVLAAARDAGLLVIGDAKRGDIGSTNDGYAAAWLTPGSPLEVDALTVTAFTGVGALGGLFERAEAAGKGAFVLSATSNPESRGLQTARTAGASGVSVSRLVADEVAERNGDRTRLGDFGLVLGATKRLDDYGFAADALRTLSTTPVLAPGFGFQGAEFPAIPHVFGPLAPNTVVSVSRSILQHGASGLAGAIANDADALAEVIA, from the coding sequence ATGACGGCTCCCTTCGGCACCCGACTCGACTCGGTCTTCGGGTCGAAGGGGCACCTCTGCGTCGGCGTCGACCCGCACCCCTACCTCCTCACGGAGTGGGGGCTGCCGGTCGACGCCGCCGGGGTGCGCTCCTTCGGGCTCGCCGTGGTGGAGGCCGTGGCGGCGTCGGAGCGCGTGGGCATCGTGAAGCCGCAGGTGGCGTTCTTCGAGGCCTACGGCTCGGCCGGCTTCGCCGCCCTCGAAGACGTGCTCGCCGCGGCCCGCGACGCCGGGCTGCTCGTGATCGGCGACGCCAAGCGCGGCGACATCGGCTCGACGAACGACGGCTACGCCGCGGCGTGGCTCACGCCCGGCTCGCCGCTCGAGGTCGACGCCCTGACCGTCACCGCCTTCACGGGCGTGGGCGCTCTCGGCGGGCTGTTCGAGCGCGCCGAGGCCGCCGGCAAGGGCGCGTTCGTGCTGAGCGCGACCTCGAACCCCGAGTCACGGGGGCTGCAGACGGCGCGCACGGCAGGAGCATCCGGTGTCTCCGTATCGCGGCTCGTCGCCGACGAGGTGGCCGAGCGCAACGGCGACCGCACGAGGCTCGGTGACTTCGGGCTCGTGCTCGGGGCGACGAAGCGGCTCGACGACTACGGCTTCGCCGCCGACGCGCTGCGCACCCTCTCGACGACGCCCGTGCTCGCGCCGGGCTTCGGCTTCCAGGGCGCCGAGTTCCCGGCCATCCCGCACGTCTTCGGGCCGCTCGCGCCGAACACCGTGGTGAGCGTGTCGCGCAGCATCCTGCAGCACGGCGCCTCGGGGCTCGCCGGCGCCATCGCCAACGACGCGGATGCTCTGGCCGAGGTGATCGCATGA
- the pyrR gene encoding bifunctional pyr operon transcriptional regulator/uracil phosphoribosyltransferase PyrR, giving the protein MARTVLQQADITRALTRISHEILESNRGANDLVVLGIPTRGVLLAERVARTIAEIEERAGSPVDPASLVGALDITMYRDDLSRQPTRSPGPTQVPRRGIDGATVVLVDDVLYSGRTIRAALDALNDLGRPRAVRLAVLVDRGHRELPIRADFVGKNLPTSREERINVRLAEIDDTEEVTIEG; this is encoded by the coding sequence GTGGCGCGTACAGTGCTGCAGCAGGCTGACATCACCCGGGCGTTGACTCGGATCTCGCACGAGATCCTGGAGTCCAACCGGGGGGCGAACGATCTCGTCGTCCTCGGCATCCCGACCAGGGGCGTTCTCCTCGCCGAGCGCGTGGCCCGCACGATCGCCGAGATCGAGGAGCGCGCCGGAAGCCCGGTCGACCCGGCTTCTCTGGTCGGCGCCCTCGACATCACGATGTACCGCGACGACCTGTCGCGGCAGCCCACGCGGTCGCCCGGCCCCACCCAGGTGCCCCGTCGCGGCATCGACGGCGCCACCGTCGTGCTCGTCGACGACGTGCTCTACTCGGGCCGCACCATCCGTGCCGCCCTCGACGCCCTGAACGACCTCGGCCGCCCGCGTGCCGTGCGCCTCGCGGTGCTGGTCGACCGCGGCCACCGCGAACTGCCCATCCGGGCCGACTTCGTGGGCAAGAACCTCCCCACCTCTCGCGAGGAGCGCATCAACGTGCGCCTCGCCGAGATCGACGACACCGAGGAGGTGACGATCGAAGGATGA
- a CDS encoding aspartate carbamoyltransferase catalytic subunit, producing the protein MRHLLSTRDLSRDEAVQILDIAEDMADVQQREVKKLPTLRGKTVVNLFFEDSTRTRISFEAAAKRLSADVINFSAKGSSVSKGESLKDTAQTLAAMGADGVVIRHSASGAPHVLAQSDWIDAGVVNAGDGTHEHPTQALLDAFTMRRRLHGAGSRGKALDGVSVVIVGDILHSRVARSNLWLLRTLGAEVTFVAPATLVPVGVGSWPVEVSFDLDQTLADTRPDVLMMLRIQSERMNAAYFPSAREYARQWGLDDERLAALGPDSIVMHPGPMNRGLEISAGAADSPQSTVLEQVANGVSIRMAVLYLLLSGEREAHA; encoded by the coding sequence ATGAGACACCTGCTCTCCACCCGCGATCTCTCCCGCGACGAGGCCGTGCAGATCCTCGACATCGCGGAGGACATGGCCGACGTGCAGCAGCGCGAGGTCAAGAAGCTGCCCACCCTCCGCGGCAAGACCGTGGTGAACCTGTTCTTCGAAGACTCCACCCGCACCCGCATCTCGTTCGAGGCGGCGGCGAAACGCCTCTCCGCCGACGTCATCAACTTCTCGGCGAAGGGCTCGAGCGTCTCGAAGGGCGAGTCGCTCAAAGACACCGCCCAGACCCTGGCGGCCATGGGGGCCGACGGCGTCGTCATCCGGCACTCCGCCTCCGGAGCCCCCCACGTGCTGGCGCAGAGCGACTGGATCGACGCGGGCGTCGTGAACGCCGGCGACGGCACCCACGAGCACCCCACCCAGGCGCTGCTCGACGCCTTCACCATGCGCCGGCGGCTTCACGGGGCGGGCAGTCGCGGCAAGGCGCTCGACGGCGTCTCCGTCGTGATCGTCGGCGACATCCTGCATTCCCGCGTGGCGCGGTCGAACCTGTGGCTGCTGCGCACCCTGGGCGCCGAGGTCACCTTCGTCGCACCGGCCACCCTCGTGCCCGTCGGCGTCGGCAGCTGGCCGGTCGAGGTGAGCTTCGACCTCGACCAGACGCTCGCCGACACACGGCCCGACGTGCTCATGATGCTGCGCATCCAGAGCGAGCGGATGAACGCCGCCTACTTCCCGTCTGCCCGCGAGTACGCCAGGCAGTGGGGGCTCGACGACGAGCGTCTGGCGGCCCTCGGCCCGGATAGCATTGTCATGCATCCCGGCCCCATGAACCGAGGCCTCGAGATCTCCGCGGGAGCGGCCGATTCGCCGCAGTCGACCGTGCTCGAGCAGGTCGCGAACGGGGTGTCCATCCGGATGGCGGTGCTCTACCTGCTGCTCTCCGGCGAACGAGAGGCCCACGCGTGA
- the carB gene encoding carbamoyl-phosphate synthase large subunit: MPKRDDIKSVLVIGSGPIVIGQACEFDYSGTQACRVLREEGVRVILVNSNPATIMTDPDFADATYVEPITWQVIESIIAKEKPDAILPTLGGQTALNAAIQLHEHGILEKYDVELIGANLEAINKGEDRQIFKQLVIDAGGDVARSHIAHTVEEAVEYAEDLGYPLVVRPSFTMGGLGSGFAYNETELRRIVGDGLHQSPTTEVLLEESILGWKEYELELMRDTADNTVVVCSIENVDPVGVHTGDSITVAPALTLTDREYQRLRDIGIDIIRAVGVDTGGCNIQFAVDPANGRVIVIEMNPRVSRSSALASKATGFPIAKIAAKLAIGYRLDEIPNDITKVTPASFEPTLDYVVVKVPRFAFEKFPAADPTLTTTMKSVGEAMAIGRNYTQALQKALRSLEKRGSSFHWEGEPGDKDELLAIAAVPTDGRIVTVQQALRAGATIEEVFEATKIDPWFIDQIVLINEVAAAIRASENADHAMFTLAKQHGFSDAQIASLRGFGEKDVREVRHILGIRPVYKTVDTCAGEFPALTPYHYSSYDLETEVEPSEARKVVILGSGPNRIGQGVEFDYSCVHASFALSAAGFETIMINCNPETVSTDYDTSDRLYFEPLTLEDVLEVIHAESQSGELVGVVVQLGGQTALGLAKGLKEAGVPILGTTPEAIDLAEERGQFAGILDAAGILAPKNGTAVDYESAVAVAEGIGFPVLVRPSYVLGGRGMEIVYDTPSLADYFERIAGQGMVGQANPLLVDRFLDDAIEIDVDALYDGERLYVGGIMEHLEEAGVHSGDSSCSLPPVTLGRQQIDAVRDATLAIAEGIGVRGLLNVQFAIGAGILYVLEANPRASRTVPFVSKALGIPLAKAASRVMVGASIASLIEEGLLPEQDGSVVPLDSPVAVKEAVLPFKRFRTKDGLVVDSVLGPEMRSTGEVMGIDRDFPRAFAKSQDAAYGGMPTSGTVFVSVSDRDKRAIVLPVLRLQQLGFEVLATEGTAEVLNRNGIHARVVAKHSEGVRAEGEGDAPVETIVDLINGNRVDIVVNTPSGRSARVDGYEIRAAAVAADKPLFTTIAQLGAAVASFEALSEGLTVTSLQEYALARSARG; the protein is encoded by the coding sequence ATGCCCAAGAGAGACGACATCAAGAGCGTTCTCGTCATCGGCTCCGGCCCGATCGTGATCGGCCAGGCCTGCGAGTTCGACTACTCCGGCACCCAGGCCTGCCGGGTGCTCCGCGAGGAGGGCGTGCGCGTCATCCTGGTGAACTCGAACCCGGCGACCATCATGACCGACCCCGACTTCGCCGACGCCACCTACGTCGAGCCCATCACCTGGCAGGTGATCGAGTCGATCATCGCCAAGGAGAAGCCGGATGCGATCCTCCCGACGCTCGGCGGCCAGACCGCTCTGAACGCGGCGATCCAGCTGCACGAGCACGGCATCCTCGAGAAGTACGACGTCGAGCTCATCGGCGCGAACCTCGAGGCCATCAACAAGGGCGAAGACCGTCAGATCTTCAAGCAGCTGGTGATCGACGCCGGTGGCGACGTCGCCCGCTCCCACATCGCCCACACGGTGGAGGAGGCGGTCGAGTACGCCGAAGACCTCGGTTACCCGCTGGTCGTGCGCCCCTCGTTCACCATGGGCGGCCTCGGCTCCGGCTTCGCCTACAACGAGACCGAGCTCCGTCGCATCGTGGGCGACGGCCTGCACCAGAGCCCCACCACCGAGGTGCTCCTCGAGGAGTCGATCCTCGGCTGGAAGGAGTACGAGCTCGAGCTCATGCGCGACACCGCCGACAACACGGTCGTCGTCTGCTCGATCGAGAACGTCGACCCGGTCGGCGTGCACACCGGTGACTCGATCACCGTGGCGCCCGCGCTCACCCTCACCGACCGCGAGTACCAGCGGCTCCGCGATATCGGCATCGACATCATCCGCGCCGTGGGCGTCGACACCGGCGGCTGCAACATCCAGTTCGCCGTCGACCCCGCGAACGGCCGCGTCATCGTCATCGAGATGAACCCGCGCGTCTCGCGGTCGAGCGCGCTGGCGTCGAAGGCCACCGGCTTCCCGATCGCCAAGATCGCCGCGAAGCTGGCCATCGGCTACCGGCTCGACGAGATTCCGAACGACATCACCAAGGTGACCCCCGCATCCTTCGAGCCCACGCTCGACTACGTCGTCGTGAAGGTGCCCCGCTTCGCCTTCGAGAAGTTCCCGGCCGCCGACCCCACCCTCACCACCACCATGAAGTCGGTGGGTGAGGCGATGGCGATCGGCCGCAACTACACGCAGGCGCTGCAGAAGGCGCTGCGCTCGCTCGAGAAGCGCGGCTCCTCGTTCCACTGGGAGGGGGAGCCCGGCGACAAGGACGAGCTGCTCGCCATCGCCGCCGTGCCCACCGACGGCCGCATCGTCACCGTGCAGCAGGCGCTGCGCGCCGGCGCCACGATCGAGGAGGTCTTCGAGGCCACCAAGATCGACCCCTGGTTCATCGACCAGATCGTGCTCATCAACGAGGTGGCCGCGGCCATCCGCGCCTCCGAGAACGCCGACCACGCCATGTTCACGCTGGCGAAGCAGCACGGCTTCTCGGATGCGCAGATCGCGTCGCTCCGCGGCTTCGGCGAGAAAGACGTGCGCGAGGTGCGGCACATCCTCGGCATCCGCCCGGTCTACAAGACCGTCGACACCTGCGCGGGGGAGTTCCCGGCGCTCACGCCCTACCACTACTCCAGCTACGACCTCGAGACCGAGGTGGAGCCGTCGGAGGCGCGCAAGGTCGTCATCCTGGGCTCGGGCCCGAACCGCATCGGCCAGGGCGTGGAGTTCGACTACTCCTGCGTGCACGCCTCGTTCGCGCTCTCGGCTGCCGGGTTCGAGACCATCATGATCAACTGCAACCCCGAGACGGTCTCGACCGACTACGACACCAGCGACCGGCTCTACTTCGAGCCGCTCACCCTGGAGGACGTGCTCGAGGTCATCCACGCCGAGTCGCAGTCGGGCGAGCTCGTAGGCGTCGTCGTGCAGCTCGGCGGCCAGACCGCGCTGGGGCTCGCCAAGGGCCTGAAAGAGGCGGGAGTGCCCATCCTCGGCACCACCCCCGAGGCGATCGACCTGGCCGAGGAGCGCGGGCAGTTCGCCGGCATCCTCGACGCCGCCGGCATCCTCGCCCCGAAGAACGGCACCGCCGTCGACTACGAGTCGGCCGTGGCGGTGGCGGAGGGCATCGGCTTCCCGGTGCTCGTGCGCCCGAGCTACGTGCTCGGCGGCCGCGGCATGGAGATCGTCTACGACACCCCGTCGCTCGCCGACTACTTCGAGCGCATCGCCGGCCAGGGCATGGTGGGCCAGGCGAACCCGCTGCTGGTCGACCGCTTCCTCGACGACGCCATCGAGATCGACGTCGACGCGCTCTACGACGGCGAGCGCCTGTACGTCGGCGGCATCATGGAGCACCTCGAGGAGGCCGGTGTGCACTCCGGCGACTCGAGCTGCTCGCTGCCGCCCGTGACGCTCGGGCGTCAGCAGATCGACGCCGTGCGCGACGCCACCCTCGCCATCGCCGAGGGCATCGGCGTGCGGGGCCTGCTCAACGTGCAGTTCGCCATCGGCGCCGGCATCCTCTACGTGCTCGAGGCCAACCCGCGTGCCTCGCGCACCGTGCCGTTCGTCTCGAAGGCCCTCGGCATCCCGCTCGCCAAGGCCGCCTCGCGCGTCATGGTGGGCGCCTCCATCGCCTCGCTCATCGAGGAGGGGCTGCTGCCCGAGCAGGACGGCTCGGTCGTGCCCCTCGACTCCCCGGTCGCCGTGAAGGAGGCCGTGCTGCCGTTCAAGCGCTTCCGCACCAAAGACGGTCTCGTCGTCGACTCGGTGCTCGGCCCCGAGATGCGCTCCACGGGCGAGGTCATGGGCATCGACCGCGACTTCCCCCGGGCCTTCGCGAAGAGCCAGGATGCTGCCTACGGCGGCATGCCCACCTCCGGCACGGTCTTCGTGTCGGTGAGCGACCGCGACAAGCGCGCCATCGTGCTGCCGGTGCTCCGTCTGCAGCAGCTCGGCTTCGAGGTGCTCGCCACCGAGGGGACCGCCGAGGTGCTGAACCGCAACGGCATCCACGCCCGCGTCGTCGCGAAGCACTCCGAGGGAGTGCGCGCCGAGGGCGAGGGCGACGCCCCGGTGGAGACCATCGTCGACCTCATCAACGGCAACCGCGTCGACATCGTGGTGAACACGCCCTCGGGCCGTTCGGCCCGGGTCGACGGCTACGAGATCCGCGCCGCCGCCGTGGCCGCCGACAAGCCGCTGTTCACCACCATCGCGCAGCTCGGTGCGGCGGTCGCCTCGTTCGAGGCGCTCAGCGAGGGTCTCACCGTCACCTCGCTGCAGGAGTACGCGCTCGCCCGGAGCGCGCGCGGATGA
- the carA gene encoding glutamine-hydrolyzing carbamoyl-phosphate synthase small subunit, which yields MSIEPAVLVLEDGRRYEGRAYGARGRTLGEAVFATGMTGYQETLTDPSYAGQIVMQTAPHIGNTGVNDTDKESSKIWVAGYVVRDPSRVVSNFRAQRSLDDDLATDGVVGIAGIDTRAVTRHLRSLGAMRAGIFSGADYELNPTEQLNAVRSGAEMAGQKLSTVVSTTERYQVPAVGERIGSVAVLDLGVKTSTLNYLAERGFDVEVLPESVTVDEVRALSPDALFYSNGPGDPEASETHVELLRELLRGGLPYFGICFGNQLLGRALGFGTYKLPFGHRGINQPVLDKTTGRVEITSQNHGFAVDAPREGVVDSPAGLGRVEVSHLSLNDDVVEGIRCLDLDAFSVQYHPEAAAGPHDSMYLFDRFREMILSTKTGSPALDAGFAEGPSEGDDQ from the coding sequence ATCTCGATCGAACCCGCAGTGCTCGTGCTGGAAGACGGGCGACGCTACGAGGGCCGCGCCTACGGCGCCCGCGGACGCACGCTCGGCGAAGCCGTCTTCGCCACCGGCATGACCGGCTACCAGGAGACCCTCACCGACCCCTCCTACGCCGGGCAGATCGTCATGCAGACCGCCCCGCACATCGGCAACACCGGCGTGAACGACACCGACAAGGAGTCGTCGAAGATCTGGGTGGCCGGCTACGTGGTGCGCGACCCCTCCCGGGTGGTGTCGAACTTCCGCGCCCAGCGCTCGCTCGACGACGACCTCGCGACGGACGGGGTGGTCGGCATCGCCGGCATCGACACCCGCGCCGTCACCCGGCACCTGCGCAGCCTCGGCGCCATGCGCGCCGGCATCTTCTCGGGTGCCGACTACGAGCTCAACCCCACCGAGCAGCTCAACGCCGTGCGCAGCGGGGCCGAGATGGCCGGTCAGAAGCTCTCCACCGTGGTCTCCACCACGGAGCGCTACCAGGTGCCCGCCGTCGGCGAGCGCATCGGCTCCGTGGCCGTGCTCGACCTGGGAGTGAAGACCTCGACCCTCAACTACCTCGCCGAGCGCGGTTTCGACGTGGAGGTGCTGCCCGAGTCGGTCACGGTCGACGAGGTGCGGGCCCTCTCGCCCGACGCGCTGTTCTACAGCAACGGCCCCGGCGACCCCGAGGCCTCCGAGACCCACGTCGAGCTGCTGCGCGAGCTGCTGCGCGGCGGCCTGCCGTACTTCGGTATCTGCTTCGGCAACCAGCTGCTCGGCCGCGCGCTCGGCTTCGGCACCTACAAGCTGCCGTTCGGCCACCGCGGCATCAACCAGCCGGTGCTCGACAAGACCACCGGCCGGGTCGAGATCACCAGCCAGAACCACGGCTTCGCCGTCGACGCGCCCCGCGAGGGCGTCGTCGACTCGCCCGCCGGCCTCGGCCGGGTCGAGGTGAGCCACCTCAGCCTCAACGACGACGTGGTGGAGGGCATCCGCTGCCTCGACCTCGACGCCTTCTCGGTGCAGTACCACCCCGAGGCGGCGGCGGGCCCCCACGACTCCATGTACCTGTTCGACCGCTTCCGCGAGATGATCCTCTCGACGAAGACCGGCTCGCCCGCGCTCGACGCCGGCTTCGCCGAAGGCCCCTCCGAAGGAGACGACCAGTAA